The Larimichthys crocea isolate SSNF chromosome XII, L_crocea_2.0, whole genome shotgun sequence region gttctcctctctcctcatcctatacttcctttctttttcctcataGTTCTGAGGAGCGGCATCATCacctctcctctgcttcttctcacAGGCATAATGAAGTCTTTGCCGtctctgtccttctctgtctcagtctaGTAGTCTAGTACCCCACCCCGAGGACTTTCTTCATGTGTTCGTATACCACGTAGGAGATGCTGACAGCTGGAACGACTTTGAGGAAGTTGGGGGTGATGCCACGATACAGGCCAGGTACTCCTTCATGAGATATGATGTATTTGAACTGACCCACCATGGTCAGCTTGGGTTTCCCCTCAGTGATGGCTGAAAGAAGAGGAATAATGGAGGTCACAGAGGCTCGTATGCCAAGCAGCATTCATTGCTGGATCATTGTTTGTGCTTGTGATCTCACCTTGTGCTTGCATACGTGTCCGAATGAGAGCGAGGGGATAGGACGCCAGCTGGCCACACGTGCTGGAGACGGTACCACAGCCCAGCAGGACCAAAACTCCTGGATCTGCTGAATCCACGCAGTACCGCTGGAGCCAGGCGTTCTTCAGAGTCTTAAAATGCAGGGATGTTCTcgatcaataaataaataacgataaatatttttgtaatatataatacagaTCCTGAAATACATACTTCTGTGTGATTTATTAATATAGATTGATCTGACTCCAGAGGTCTGGACCTtttaatgggatttgttgaTGACTTCCTGCTTTCATCGTTTTTCCTCaatttaaaaatctaatttcagcCACAGTTCAGgctaaattaaataataaaaaatatatatatatgcagacacatgtacacacacctcATACACAGCCAAGTCAATGCCAGCGTAGGGGATGATGCCGATTGTGTTTGGCAAGTAGCCCCTGTAGAAAGCCCGGACTCCCTCCGTCTTCAGGATCTGTCTGGCACAATCAGCCATACCTGAGTACTGTCCTGTCTTCCTTAAAGTGAGACGAGTCTTCAGCACCTACCCAGCAGAGGGGGACAGGAGAAGGTTAAAGGAAGACAAAAAATACATTGAAAACAAGTGTGACAACAGATAAGGGTTGGCTGATTCAGGCTGGATGACTGGACTTGTACTGTAGAGTCTAATTTGTATGACTGGTTATTGTACTTGCTCGTGTAAAGCAACACTTGGACACTCAGAGCTTCGCCCTGTGAGATGTCAGTGTCCTGATCATTCACACAGTCAGGATAGGGTTCACTAAGGCTCTGTGCTCAGAAGAGATCACTGTATAAATTAAATGACCACATCAGAGAGCTGTGCTACCTACACACCATGTGCAACAAGTTAGCTGATTGGCTCCAATGCTGGACTTAAAGCGGCTCAGGACATCGTTAATCCAATGAGACACGGTGCCAACCTTGGTTAATGAGTCTTACAGCTGAAGAATTAAAGGTATGCGTGTACTTTCTCAGAACACAGGTACAGCTCCTGCAGCAGAACTTgatttgcattcatttaaaacagaatataataaaCAGTGTTTAGCTTCAGCAAGAGTGGCCTTTAATATGTTCAATCGCCTTTATCTTAATCTCAATTTTGCAAttatacaaatctgaacctgaCCTCCATGGGGTAGATGATGGTCTGGGCGGTAGCTCCTGCCAGAGAGCCAGCAATGAACCTCTCTTGTACCCTCAAACTGCCCCCCTCTTTACTGCCTCGGATCAGCCACTTGATCTAGAGAAGGAACAGGTGGAGGTAGAAGACATGCAGCATAAAGAGTGATGCAGcgtgacagagaggaagaattTAATTATCCTCACATGCATGGAAATGATGTAGGGTTCAGTCACTTTAAGACAATAGAAGGTTTGGCcctgaataataattatttctATCTGAGCAAACACTTTGTCACTGATTGATTGGAGTGCACCGACCTGTTCATAGGCCATAAACTTGATGGCAGACTCAGGTGCAATCTTGAGGACATTGATGCCATTTCCCCTCCAGAGTGAGGCGACACCTCCCTCCTGAACCATCCCCCTCAGTCCAGACCACAGGTTGATCCCCCGAGATGCAGAGCCGTGTACCTGGACACACAAAGACTGCCAGGTCATCTTATCACAGTCTGTGCTATGTTTGAAATGACCGCAGTAAGGTACGAGTGCAGGACAAAACAGAATACACTGTGTTCTGCGGGTTTGTCTGGATATGGTGTGAATTCAAACCTTCAGTGGTCACTTGGTGATATTTTATTGGCTTGTGTGGGAGTGGGAGGAGATTTGTGAGTGCAGCTGGTCAATACCACTCATTCTTTCTAAATGGCTGCTGACATTTCAAGCTTTCAACGCAGACAGAGCCAATCTTGCTCTGTGTTTTAGCTGGGAATTCTCCAACCACCCACCTCCACTACCCACCATGTGCTTTGTTTCACTGCTGTAAGTGAGTGTAAGTGAAGATCAGTGCAGCGTTTAAGACCCAGAATGAGTTTCAGACTCTGAAAGGAACTAAAAACAGTGATGAGTCACTCCTGCTAGCCTGAGTGGCGTGGTATCAAATCACCTCAatagtgtgtttgtggagtTCTAAGTAGACTCACACAGAGTACTAACATGCAGCCTCAGGACTGATCTCTGGATTATCTGTCAACTTCCAGGCGGTTTGCttaaaatttgattttcaaATTGCATTGTTGCATTGCATTATTCAaattgtttgtgtgaatgtgtgagtgtgaacacGTTCTCCTATTGCTGTTTTCTGATGCTTACACATTCTTTCATCACTGATCTTAAATCTTATGTATAAGTGGGAGTATAGTGACTCACCTGCAGGAAGACTTTGAGGCGGTCCAGAGGAGCGGTTCCTGTCCGGGACACAGCCCCTGCCATCGCTCCAGCAACCAGCTGCCTCCACACCAGACCTGACCGCCGCTCTTTCTCCGAGAACTCATCTGGCACCGTCAGCTGTTCACCGATGTCAAACATCTGTGACGACATCAGAAATGAAAGGCACTTTATTGTGAAACTGATGTAACTTCCTTTGAAGGATGTTtctgcaccacctcctccatATAGCACATCAATAAAGACTACACACTCTACATCTatgaagaacaaacacactgacttgTTATCACTATGTGTTACACTACACATGTCCTGCTCCTGTTCTCAGCAGTGTAAAGACTCtaattactgtcattatcaTTAACACTGGTGACTCACATGGGAGTGTTTCCAGTAGTGGACAATCTCCTCCATGTTGTGGAAAGGGTTGAACAGGAAGTGATCACGCCATTCAGTCCAGTTAATGGTCATAGTGCCGTCCCTGTCCATACTGGGAGCAAGAACACATACATCACAGTGCCATCAGTCAGATCTCTCAGTGCTTCTAGTATCCAACTTCAAATATctagtcataataataataataatattagtgTAGTA contains the following coding sequences:
- the LOC104930117 gene encoding calcium-binding mitochondrial carrier protein SCaMC-3, whose translation is MGEDEERFCAQTRHGGSEENGESGASLDPDRERRYAELFKQLDLNKDGRVDINELKTGLAARGLHQGEAEEIVLESDINHDGLLDFQEFSQYLRAHEKRLRLMFHSLDRNNDGRIDVGEIQHLLRQLGVEVTMEQASRILQSMDRDGTMTINWTEWRDHFLFNPFHNMEEIVHYWKHSHMFDIGEQLTVPDEFSEKERRSGLVWRQLVAGAMAGAVSRTGTAPLDRLKVFLQVHGSASRGINLWSGLRGMVQEGGVASLWRGNGINVLKIAPESAIKFMAYEQIKWLIRGSKEGGSLRVQERFIAGSLAGATAQTIIYPMEVLKTRLTLRKTGQYSGMADCARQILKTEGVRAFYRGYLPNTIGIIPYAGIDLAVYETLKNAWLQRYCVDSADPGVLVLLGCGTVSSTCGQLASYPLALIRTRMQAQAITEGKPKLTMVGQFKYIISHEGVPGLYRGITPNFLKVVPAVSISYVVYEHMKKVLGVGY